In one Leptospira yasudae genomic region, the following are encoded:
- a CDS encoding helix-turn-helix domain-containing protein translates to MDSEENIFISNASNSIKILNRLKSLSQNKMPLFVTGGPGSGKTFVSSLIANLSGENPKVVVLDYNSAETETALNSILSDDQNTYFVLKDFHDFPKELQAFLLKRLRENRSNSRFIFLSGKEWKQKLDAGQILESLYFEISNFRLDLPDLRERKEDIPLLIKHFLETLSEKYKRKEVRLSEKLYQLLLNYDFPGNVRQLKNLLESMVSLFAVRVLDVKHLPPQMFETSYVYPEFIEVKTGIPLRDYEREIIKKNLILVNGNREKAARILGISERTIYRKIIEFGLSGEAEGKNPPSVD, encoded by the coding sequence ATGGATTCCGAAGAAAACATTTTTATCAGCAATGCTTCGAATTCGATTAAGATCTTGAATCGACTCAAGTCGTTGTCTCAGAATAAGATGCCCCTCTTTGTCACGGGAGGTCCGGGCAGCGGTAAAACGTTTGTTTCTTCTTTGATCGCGAATTTATCCGGTGAAAATCCCAAAGTCGTCGTATTAGATTACAATAGCGCGGAAACGGAAACGGCGTTGAATTCGATTCTTTCCGACGATCAAAACACCTACTTCGTTTTAAAAGACTTCCACGATTTCCCGAAAGAACTTCAGGCCTTTTTGTTAAAGCGACTTCGCGAAAACCGATCCAATTCGCGCTTCATCTTTCTCTCCGGTAAAGAATGGAAACAGAAACTGGATGCGGGACAAATCCTGGAATCCCTCTACTTTGAAATTTCCAATTTTCGTTTGGATCTTCCCGATCTTCGAGAGAGAAAAGAGGACATTCCCCTTTTGATTAAACACTTCCTCGAAACTCTTTCCGAAAAATACAAACGGAAGGAAGTTCGTCTCAGCGAAAAATTATATCAGCTTTTGCTAAACTACGATTTTCCGGGAAACGTTCGCCAGTTGAAGAATCTTCTGGAAAGTATGGTTTCCCTGTTTGCGGTCCGGGTTCTGGACGTAAAACATCTTCCGCCGCAAATGTTCGAAACGTCGTACGTTTATCCCGAATTTATCGAAGTGAAAACGGGAATTCCATTGAGGGATTACGAACGGGAAATCATCAAAAAGAACCTTATCCTTGTGAACGGAAACCGTGAAAAGGCCGCAAGAATTCTCGGGATTTCGGAAAGGACGATTTACAGAAAAATTATAGAATTCGGTCTTTCCGGCGAAGCTGAAGGAAAAAATCCTCCATCCGTCGATTGA
- the holA gene encoding DNA polymerase III subunit delta has translation MATKTKEYKNSIEFLADWSKNLPQIVFVAAKESYEFEILAEKYKESIRKTGEPFEIVIFVSEPGDFERFQSEAFNLDMFSNRKLFIIKSGLEFFKPISGGKGKNNESLQKQFSNFPDSIQLLVHYNHWEVPSKVLQIFGGKANLIKTKNFYPNETRGGLLQACKEIGVQLDEDAMDEFLHKIPPSMGAYLQSLSKLKLYLVKKTFTKQDVEDVLLFSGEFNSSGLVDFFMESDRIRFFKELRKYQSGRDSLLLFFMILKERIDQLRKYKIISKKYEATLSDEEFYEYLDIQSYSPARKNFVRNRLRKEATFFSDKIIGELYDFMIEMNIRIKTGAEKEGAEFYFNRRMEDFFLQLRRKDRIL, from the coding sequence ATGGCGACCAAAACCAAAGAATATAAAAATTCCATAGAATTCCTTGCCGATTGGAGTAAGAATTTACCGCAGATCGTCTTCGTTGCAGCCAAAGAATCCTATGAGTTCGAAATTCTTGCGGAGAAATATAAGGAATCGATCCGTAAAACCGGCGAACCGTTCGAGATCGTAATCTTCGTATCCGAGCCGGGCGACTTTGAACGATTTCAGTCCGAAGCGTTCAACTTGGATATGTTTTCGAACCGGAAATTATTCATCATCAAATCGGGATTGGAATTTTTTAAACCGATCTCCGGCGGAAAGGGAAAGAACAACGAATCGCTTCAAAAACAATTTTCGAACTTTCCGGATTCGATCCAACTTTTGGTTCATTACAATCACTGGGAAGTTCCGAGCAAGGTTCTGCAGATTTTCGGCGGAAAAGCGAACCTCATTAAAACGAAAAACTTTTATCCGAACGAAACGCGAGGCGGCCTATTACAGGCCTGTAAGGAAATCGGAGTTCAACTCGACGAAGACGCGATGGACGAGTTTCTTCATAAAATTCCTCCTTCCATGGGCGCCTATCTCCAATCACTTTCCAAACTCAAACTCTATCTCGTAAAAAAAACGTTCACCAAACAGGACGTGGAAGACGTTTTATTATTCAGCGGAGAATTCAATTCTTCCGGTCTTGTGGATTTTTTTATGGAATCCGATCGGATTCGTTTTTTCAAAGAATTGAGAAAATATCAAAGCGGAAGAGATTCGCTGCTGTTGTTTTTTATGATCTTAAAGGAAAGAATCGATCAGCTCCGCAAATACAAAATCATTTCGAAAAAGTACGAAGCGACTCTTTCGGACGAGGAATTTTACGAATACCTCGATATACAATCCTACAGTCCCGCAAGAAAGAATTTCGTGCGGAATCGTCTTCGAAAAGAAGCGACTTTCTTTTCCGATAAGATCATCGGAGAACTTTACGATTTTATGATAGAGATGAATATCCGAATCAAGACCGGTGCGGAAAAGGAAGGGGCGGAATTTTATTTCAATCGACGGATGGAGGATTTTTTCCTTCAGCTTCGCCGGAAAGACCGAATTCTATAA
- a CDS encoding nucleoside triphosphate pyrophosphatase: MIVLRSRSPRRKYVMESLDLDFRVEPEEVDETAFPGESPLEYLKRISLAKLGTRSKDELLISCDTIVVLDNRILQKPETVSEAMEMLGKLSGKSHLVYSGLGIYDQGLEQFAFDSSRVQFHTWNNDQIRKYIETYSPFDKAGSYGVQDKEGPVFGFEGSYTNILGFPIRMFFQYHELWKKYLKGNHA; encoded by the coding sequence ATGATCGTTCTCAGATCCAGGTCCCCGCGTAGAAAATACGTCATGGAATCTTTGGATCTCGATTTTAGGGTCGAACCGGAAGAGGTGGACGAAACCGCGTTTCCGGGTGAAAGTCCTCTCGAATATCTCAAACGAATTTCATTGGCAAAGTTAGGAACTCGTTCCAAAGACGAGCTTTTGATTTCCTGCGACACGATCGTCGTTCTGGACAATCGCATTCTACAGAAACCCGAAACCGTTTCCGAAGCGATGGAAATGCTCGGAAAACTTTCCGGCAAATCACATCTGGTTTATTCCGGCTTAGGAATTTACGATCAAGGACTCGAACAATTCGCATTCGATTCTTCCCGAGTCCAGTTTCATACTTGGAACAACGATCAAATCCGAAAATACATCGAAACGTATTCTCCGTTTGATAAGGCCGGTAGTTACGGGGTTCAGGATAAGGAAGGACCGGTTTTCGGTTTTGAAGGATCGTATACGAACATCCTCGGATTTCCGATCCGGATGTTCTTTCAATACCACGAACTTTGGAAGAAGTATTTAAAAGGAAATCACGCGTAA
- a CDS encoding SDR family NAD(P)-dependent oxidoreductase yields MSDLFNVKGKTVLVTGSTRGIGRHFAEGFKNAGAIVYGTGSSEESIKKFEGSGIKGFAADIRQPDVMAPIIESIVKEHGKLDVLVNNAGIASNKPAAFLKEDEIESIIQTNFTGVFRACAAYYKIHKKKGGNIINIASILGMRGTKFASVYSGTKGAVINMTRALAVEWIGSGYRVNAICPGFIDTDMTEMIKEKPDVMEQMLNAIPMGRLGKPEDLVGAAIYFASDASAYVTGQTIVVDGGITAGL; encoded by the coding sequence TTGAGTGATTTATTCAACGTTAAAGGCAAAACGGTTCTCGTAACCGGATCCACTCGCGGGATCGGAAGACATTTCGCGGAAGGTTTTAAAAATGCGGGAGCGATCGTTTACGGAACCGGTTCTTCGGAAGAATCCATCAAAAAATTCGAAGGATCTGGAATCAAAGGGTTTGCGGCCGACATTCGTCAACCGGATGTGATGGCTCCGATCATCGAATCGATCGTAAAAGAACACGGTAAACTCGACGTGTTGGTGAACAACGCAGGAATCGCATCCAATAAACCCGCAGCTTTTTTAAAAGAAGACGAGATCGAATCCATCATTCAAACCAACTTTACCGGCGTATTCCGAGCTTGTGCGGCCTATTACAAAATTCATAAAAAGAAAGGCGGGAATATTATCAATATTGCATCTATTCTCGGGATGAGAGGGACCAAATTCGCTTCGGTGTATTCCGGAACGAAAGGCGCCGTGATCAATATGACTCGCGCGCTTGCGGTCGAGTGGATCGGCTCCGGTTATCGTGTGAACGCGATTTGTCCGGGTTTTATCGACACGGATATGACCGAGATGATTAAAGAAAAGCCCGATGTGATGGAACAAATGCTGAACGCGATTCCGATGGGAAGGCTCGGAAAACCGGAGGATTTGGTCGGAGCTGCGATTTATTTCGCGAGCGACGCTTCCGCGTATGTTACCGGACAAACGATCGTCGTCGACGGAGGAATCACCGCCGGGCTCTGA
- a CDS encoding L-threonylcarbamoyladenylate synthase → MILSLHPINPEKRKLQQISDKLLEGKVYIFPTDTVYALVADSQSKTGVEKLYDLKNIPKNQPLSLICPNISVASNYIEYLPNDAFRLMKKITPGPFTFITRANKHLPRVSFSNQKEKQIGIRIPDAIYLQELMKIHPNPLTSTSVFANDEFIIEVESLEEIYGSRVEGIIDGGIVEVELSTILDVTGDEMTIVREGKGAELL, encoded by the coding sequence ATGATTCTTTCCCTGCACCCGATCAATCCGGAAAAAAGAAAACTCCAACAGATTTCAGACAAATTGTTGGAGGGAAAGGTTTATATCTTCCCGACCGATACGGTTTACGCGCTCGTCGCAGATTCCCAATCCAAAACGGGCGTCGAAAAATTATACGATCTGAAGAATATTCCGAAAAACCAACCCCTCTCTTTGATTTGTCCGAACATTTCCGTAGCTTCGAATTACATCGAATATTTGCCGAATGACGCTTTCCGTTTGATGAAAAAAATCACGCCCGGTCCGTTTACGTTTATCACGCGCGCAAACAAACATCTTCCCCGTGTTTCCTTTTCCAATCAGAAGGAAAAACAAATCGGAATTCGGATTCCGGATGCGATCTATTTGCAAGAATTGATGAAGATTCATCCGAATCCTTTGACTTCAACGTCCGTTTTCGCAAATGACGAGTTTATCATCGAAGTGGAATCGCTCGAGGAGATTTACGGGTCCCGCGTGGAAGGGATTATCGACGGTGGAATCGTGGAAGTAGAATTATCGACGATCTTGGACGTCACCGGAGACGAAATGACGATCGTCCGCGAAGGCAAAGGCGCCGAACTTCTGTAA
- a CDS encoding FG-GAP and VCBS repeat-containing protein, whose protein sequence is MNRFFYLLCALPFFYHCAVKSMENVCDISGSLFYKTLFLNAVVSGNANVCGAQIGLPQPKILNLSSKALLNTGFLVGEMDASMSGVQVSLDGGPFLDAQISGTQWKFQLPAAGVPSTIPSTGVWKDWSLHTISARSVLGSNTSLPVSISVQKGNNKDIDGDGYPDALIGSQAANRVRAYLSLGKSRGLSSAVTTINGASGLGYSVALGDFDGDGYADAAAAGAGSNFALYLSKGASAPGLSTTTTSPTTVGNGILNLTVGDINGDGFSDLVVGSPYNAGNIGNVYTFLSNGIIGQGVSFQQQLNNPAVAGSTQFYGYAVALGDVDGDGRSDAMIAAVGSSQLGASFVYLSQGNNYTTYSQTFPGTTSNQWYANSIFATDINRDGLSDMIVGAYQEPSFAGSPGRIYVYSSTAGILSNVVNSPVVGVAASATGTSVGTGDINGDGFLDLFGGGYTYTGAFPNQGVVLTFLSMSSGGISSTSLNLLTNPVNMGEMGMSIGSADIDGDGFSDALLGAPSSVGGTNIGNVYLYFSEGATGYTSVPQTMTDPDGTGTFGSSVDL, encoded by the coding sequence ATGAACCGATTTTTTTACCTTCTCTGCGCCCTTCCGTTTTTCTATCACTGCGCCGTAAAATCCATGGAGAACGTATGCGATATCAGCGGTTCTCTCTTTTATAAAACCTTGTTTTTGAATGCGGTCGTTTCCGGGAACGCAAACGTATGCGGAGCCCAGATCGGTTTGCCTCAACCGAAAATTTTGAACCTAAGTTCCAAAGCTCTTTTGAACACGGGATTCTTGGTCGGAGAAATGGATGCGAGTATGTCCGGTGTGCAGGTTTCTTTGGACGGCGGTCCGTTTTTAGACGCGCAGATTTCCGGAACGCAATGGAAATTTCAACTGCCCGCGGCCGGAGTTCCGTCCACCATTCCTTCTACGGGAGTTTGGAAAGATTGGAGTTTGCATACGATCTCTGCTCGTTCGGTTTTAGGTTCGAACACTTCTTTGCCGGTTTCCATTTCGGTTCAAAAAGGAAACAATAAAGATATCGATGGGGATGGTTATCCGGACGCGTTGATCGGTTCGCAGGCTGCAAACAGAGTACGGGCTTATCTTTCGCTCGGAAAAAGCCGCGGTTTAAGTTCCGCAGTTACTACCATCAACGGCGCGAGCGGTCTCGGTTATTCCGTCGCGCTCGGTGATTTTGACGGAGACGGATATGCGGATGCCGCAGCTGCAGGCGCCGGTTCGAACTTTGCATTGTATCTTTCTAAAGGCGCATCCGCCCCGGGTCTTTCGACTACAACCACCAGTCCAACGACGGTTGGAAACGGAATTCTTAATTTAACGGTCGGCGATATCAATGGAGACGGCTTTTCCGATTTGGTTGTCGGTTCACCGTATAACGCGGGAAATATCGGAAACGTTTATACTTTCTTATCCAACGGGATCATCGGACAAGGGGTTTCCTTTCAACAGCAATTGAACAATCCGGCCGTTGCAGGAAGCACGCAATTTTACGGTTATGCGGTCGCGCTCGGCGATGTGGACGGTGATGGTCGATCGGATGCGATGATCGCTGCAGTCGGCTCGTCGCAGCTTGGGGCCAGCTTCGTATATCTTTCCCAAGGGAATAATTATACAACGTACTCTCAAACATTTCCGGGAACCACATCGAATCAGTGGTACGCGAATTCCATCTTTGCAACGGATATCAATCGAGACGGTCTTTCCGATATGATTGTCGGTGCCTATCAAGAACCGAGTTTTGCGGGTTCGCCGGGGAGGATTTATGTTTATAGCTCCACTGCAGGAATTCTCTCCAACGTGGTAAACAGCCCCGTTGTCGGAGTTGCCGCTTCCGCAACGGGAACATCGGTAGGGACCGGTGACATCAACGGCGATGGATTCTTGGATCTCTTCGGAGGCGGTTATACATATACAGGCGCTTTTCCCAATCAAGGGGTTGTTTTGACTTTTTTATCTATGAGCAGCGGCGGAATCAGTTCGACTTCCCTAAATCTTTTAACGAATCCCGTGAACATGGGCGAAATGGGAATGTCTATTGGATCGGCGGACATAGACGGGGACGGTTTTAGCGATGCCTTGCTCGGTGCGCCGAGTTCCGTTGGAGGAACGAACATCGGAAACGTATATCTCTATTTTTCCGAGGGTGCGACCGGATATACGAGCGTTCCTCAAACGATGACCGATCCGGATGGCACGGGAACATTCGGAAGTTCGGTGGACTTATAA
- a CDS encoding arsenate reductase family protein, with protein MKLKVYQYQNCSTCRNALKFLSGKKVELEVLPIRETPPKKTELKTMLKYVGNESKKLFNTSGGDYKEMGLKDKLGSMSVDEQLELLSKNGNLVKRPFVLGDGFGFVGFKEEEWKKQIK; from the coding sequence TTGAAACTCAAAGTTTATCAGTATCAGAACTGCAGCACTTGCCGCAACGCTCTCAAATTTCTTTCCGGGAAAAAAGTGGAATTGGAAGTTCTTCCGATTCGCGAAACCCCTCCGAAAAAAACCGAACTCAAAACGATGTTGAAGTACGTAGGAAACGAATCGAAAAAACTCTTCAACACTTCCGGCGGAGATTACAAAGAAATGGGACTCAAAGACAAACTCGGGTCCATGTCCGTCGATGAACAATTGGAACTTCTTTCCAAAAATGGAAACTTAGTAAAACGTCCTTTCGTGCTTGGAGACGGTTTCGGTTTTGTGGGTTTTAAAGAAGAAGAATGGAAAAAACAAATTAAATAG
- the fliG gene encoding flagellar motor switch protein FliG has protein sequence MLNKKTNLTGRQKAAIFLIAVGSEVSSEIFKHLREDEIEQITFEIARLDKITPEDKEKVLVEFNELMMAQEFISNGGIDFARGLLEKALGNQKAIDIINRLTSSLQVRPFDFIRRTDPQHLLNFIQNEHPQTIALILSYLDPQKASNILSNLPHTIQAEVAKRIATMDRVSPDVLREVERVLERKLSTLASEDYTSAGGIDSVVEILNLVDRGTEKTIIEALEEEDPELAEEIKKRMFVFEDIVLLDDRAIQKVMREVDNSDLAKALKSVDTEVQEKIFKNMSKRAANLLREDMDFMGPIRIKDVEDAQQKIVNIIRKLEDAGEIVVARAGEDELVM, from the coding sequence GTGCTGAATAAAAAGACAAACCTTACCGGAAGACAAAAGGCGGCGATCTTTTTGATCGCGGTCGGAAGCGAAGTATCTTCCGAGATTTTCAAACACCTCCGAGAAGACGAAATCGAACAGATCACGTTCGAAATCGCGCGACTTGATAAGATCACTCCGGAAGACAAAGAAAAGGTCTTAGTAGAATTCAACGAGCTGATGATGGCTCAGGAATTCATCTCGAACGGAGGTATCGACTTTGCGAGAGGTCTTTTGGAAAAGGCCCTTGGAAATCAGAAAGCGATCGATATCATCAACCGACTTACTTCTTCCCTGCAAGTAAGACCGTTCGACTTTATTCGTAGAACGGACCCACAGCACTTATTAAACTTTATCCAGAATGAACACCCTCAGACGATCGCCTTGATTCTTTCCTATTTGGACCCGCAAAAGGCATCGAACATTCTTTCGAATCTGCCGCACACGATTCAGGCAGAAGTCGCAAAACGGATCGCGACGATGGACCGGGTCAGTCCGGACGTACTTCGAGAAGTGGAACGGGTTCTTGAAAGAAAACTTTCCACTTTGGCTTCCGAAGATTATACCTCCGCCGGTGGTATCGATTCAGTCGTCGAGATTTTGAACCTGGTCGACCGGGGAACGGAAAAGACGATCATAGAAGCTTTGGAAGAAGAAGATCCCGAACTTGCGGAAGAGATCAAGAAACGGATGTTCGTATTCGAAGATATCGTTCTTTTGGATGACCGAGCGATTCAGAAAGTCATGCGGGAAGTGGACAACTCCGATCTTGCAAAAGCGTTGAAATCGGTCGATACCGAAGTTCAGGAAAAAATCTTCAAGAACATGTCCAAACGTGCGGCCAACTTGCTTCGAGAGGATATGGACTTTATGGGTCCAATTCGTATCAAAGACGTGGAAGACGCGCAGCAGAAGATCGTAAACATCATCCGTAAACTGGAAGATGCGGGTGAAATCGTCGTCGCTCGTGCCGGTGAAGACGAACTCGTCATGTGA
- a CDS encoding adenylate/guanylate cyclase domain-containing protein, whose translation MIRILKLILTTSIISICISCATDPDPEILDLTQAEWKASLGNHLKTKLEKSNFSGSNSQTKRKNKERELSASEDWKTISGFPAGLNSLFGIPEQSGFHDATVTIDFSIRPGSQYLKLPAAIYFPDIGENWELYLNGVLIRKERFPEAPEQTADLTPVIRRSLKSVTLPIPSGTLKEGKNTILIYLIGESNLTPYIQNDHFGFYHASGYRISSFQQIYESTSEYFEVFLYGIYFIFGIYHILFYITRRQDLYYLYFGLFSFASSVYFFSSSNLIFQKFVNSNSNIDSSLFFRAEYSSLTLILPSFYYFLKEYFYPKEKAGIVPLTFVGLSIGLFLGVLASPFSWTHIALKVCQVSMIFFLFYILYFSIQTVRRKKQDAKKMLAGIAACIVFAVWDLLDSIFKIIGLHYPFFKIAYSLFIITIISILVSRYIQLYKDAQLLNKELSNQKDAFYRFVPADFIRILDKESPVSIAIGDNKEKSMTVLFSDIRNFTSISEAIQPSQTIAFLNSYLSEMEDLVYQTAGFVDKYVGDAVLALFADYNERVEKENFNSADNAVESAIKMVNAVQSGRMQEIFSIPSPWNLEIGVGINTGSLILGTVGSERRIDTTVIGDAVNLASRLQSLTSLYQSRILISHHTYLQLHRMSEVGIRMIDTVFVKGRNQPVDIYEVFESDPDDIKKFKLKTSELLSQGISEYKSGNFDDASKIFKQLYREEARDNLSKIYLKRCKLYSSKPPEENWDGIFRFQTK comes from the coding sequence ATGATCCGGATCCTAAAACTCATTTTAACTACATCGATTATATCGATTTGTATTTCCTGCGCGACCGATCCTGATCCGGAGATTTTGGATCTCACGCAAGCGGAATGGAAAGCGAGCCTCGGCAATCATCTCAAAACTAAATTAGAAAAATCGAATTTTTCCGGTTCCAATTCCCAAACGAAACGAAAGAACAAAGAACGTGAGTTAAGCGCCTCCGAGGATTGGAAAACGATTTCCGGTTTTCCGGCCGGTTTAAATTCCCTGTTTGGAATTCCAGAACAATCCGGTTTTCACGATGCAACCGTTACGATCGACTTTTCCATTCGTCCCGGATCGCAGTATTTAAAACTTCCGGCTGCGATTTATTTTCCCGATATCGGAGAAAATTGGGAGTTATATTTGAACGGAGTTTTGATCCGAAAGGAACGATTTCCGGAAGCCCCTGAACAAACGGCGGATTTGACGCCGGTAATTCGAAGATCCTTAAAATCGGTGACTTTGCCGATTCCATCCGGAACCTTGAAGGAAGGAAAGAATACGATTCTCATCTATCTCATCGGGGAATCGAATCTCACGCCTTACATTCAAAACGACCATTTCGGTTTTTATCATGCGAGCGGATATCGAATTTCCTCGTTTCAGCAAATCTACGAATCCACTTCCGAATATTTCGAAGTGTTTTTATACGGAATCTATTTTATATTCGGAATATATCATATACTCTTCTATATAACCCGAAGACAGGATTTGTATTATCTGTATTTCGGATTGTTTTCGTTCGCTTCCTCCGTGTATTTCTTTTCTTCCTCGAACTTGATCTTTCAAAAATTCGTAAATTCGAATTCCAATATAGACAGTTCGTTGTTCTTTCGGGCGGAATACTCTTCTTTGACGTTGATTCTTCCCTCTTTTTATTACTTTCTAAAGGAATATTTTTATCCGAAAGAAAAGGCCGGGATCGTTCCTCTTACGTTCGTGGGACTTTCCATCGGATTGTTTTTAGGAGTTTTGGCTTCTCCGTTTTCGTGGACTCATATCGCGTTGAAGGTCTGTCAGGTTTCGATGATCTTCTTTTTGTTTTATATTCTCTACTTTTCGATTCAAACCGTAAGAAGAAAGAAACAGGACGCGAAGAAGATGTTGGCGGGAATTGCAGCTTGTATCGTTTTTGCGGTTTGGGATTTGCTCGATTCGATCTTTAAGATCATAGGGCTTCATTATCCTTTCTTTAAGATCGCCTACTCCCTTTTTATCATCACGATCATCAGCATTCTTGTTTCGCGATACATTCAGCTGTATAAGGACGCGCAGCTTCTCAACAAAGAGTTATCGAATCAAAAGGATGCGTTCTATCGATTCGTTCCAGCTGATTTCATCCGTATTCTCGATAAGGAATCGCCCGTCTCGATTGCGATTGGAGACAACAAAGAAAAGTCGATGACCGTTTTGTTTTCGGATATTCGAAATTTTACGAGCATCTCCGAAGCGATTCAACCAAGTCAAACAATCGCATTCTTAAATTCGTATCTTTCCGAAATGGAAGATCTAGTTTATCAAACCGCCGGCTTTGTGGACAAATATGTGGGCGACGCAGTTCTCGCGCTCTTTGCAGATTACAACGAACGAGTGGAAAAGGAGAATTTCAATTCCGCGGACAACGCGGTCGAGTCAGCGATCAAGATGGTCAATGCGGTTCAATCGGGAAGAATGCAGGAAATTTTTTCGATTCCTTCTCCTTGGAATTTGGAAATCGGAGTCGGTATCAATACCGGTTCTTTGATTTTAGGAACGGTGGGAAGCGAACGTAGAATCGATACGACCGTGATCGGGGACGCGGTTAATCTTGCGTCCAGACTTCAATCTCTTACGTCCTTATATCAAAGCAGAATTCTCATTTCTCATCACACGTATTTGCAGCTTCACCGGATGAGCGAGGTCGGAATTCGGATGATCGACACGGTTTTTGTAAAGGGAAGAAATCAGCCCGTCGATATTTACGAAGTATTTGAATCCGACCCCGATGATATCAAGAAATTCAAACTGAAAACGTCCGAACTTTTATCACAGGGAATTTCGGAATACAAGTCCGGTAACTTCGACGACGCTTCGAAAATATTTAAACAACTCTATCGAGAAGAAGCAAGAGACAATCTTTCTAAGATTTATCTAAAACGTTGTAAGCTGTATTCTTCCAAACCGCCGGAAGAAAATTGGGATGGAATCTTTCGATTTCAGACAAAGTGA
- a CDS encoding LIC10025 family lipoprotein produces the protein MKSFENKGNRLGFLVCIVLFISVSNCIQKKPQQAAYWTEYLAYQKNILKEYPTGGIRNALFGNLTSADESILQEKNGSLSIDFYIRKTDRGLQNILTTEKIPDHVPYQIHAEYFPTSFKDQKTYRMKRRTVSILPAYSYHDFFQHVDQLQHFLRNPSNDSSKFSSISKAHRFLCGVSHCDTGRAENSSWLLYELNDATENTYPQFYKRFHKILNQVSYRITIFKSGEFLNGIELYNDGTKTFLKVPDTENGYWKNPEALHVRVSVFIQVYGLKIDIRSLGYKLRFFSSKNYEKITGEFSKLPEKKISGRFLQIFPPGVVNWFIPGDMEEYFDQLFLLLVQGSEGNGGNKFESESFRSGNTMKVILKSQAEIFRDRFSPFRSSNEKDDEPSFWETLQKILIEDLT, from the coding sequence ATGAAATCATTCGAAAATAAAGGAAATAGACTCGGCTTTCTGGTTTGTATCGTTCTCTTTATTTCCGTTTCGAATTGTATTCAAAAAAAGCCTCAACAAGCGGCATACTGGACGGAATATCTCGCGTATCAAAAGAACATCTTGAAGGAATATCCAACGGGCGGAATTCGAAACGCCCTTTTCGGAAATTTAACTTCCGCGGACGAATCGATTCTTCAGGAAAAAAACGGATCTCTTTCGATCGATTTTTACATCCGTAAAACGGACCGTGGATTGCAAAATATTTTGACCACGGAAAAAATTCCGGATCACGTTCCGTATCAAATTCATGCGGAATATTTTCCCACTTCCTTTAAAGATCAAAAGACGTATCGAATGAAACGGAGAACTGTTTCGATTCTTCCCGCATACAGCTATCATGATTTCTTTCAACACGTGGATCAGCTCCAGCATTTTCTTCGAAATCCGTCCAATGATTCGTCAAAGTTCTCTTCGATTTCAAAAGCGCATCGGTTTCTTTGCGGGGTCTCTCATTGCGATACGGGTAGAGCAGAGAATTCTTCCTGGCTTTTGTACGAGTTGAACGACGCCACGGAGAATACGTATCCGCAATTTTATAAACGGTTTCATAAAATCTTAAACCAAGTTTCCTATCGAATTACGATTTTCAAGTCCGGAGAATTTTTAAACGGAATCGAACTCTACAACGATGGAACGAAAACCTTCTTGAAAGTCCCCGATACGGAAAACGGCTATTGGAAAAACCCGGAAGCGCTTCACGTACGGGTTTCGGTATTCATACAAGTTTACGGACTCAAAATCGATATTAGAAGTTTAGGATATAAGCTTCGTTTTTTCTCATCCAAGAATTACGAAAAAATCACCGGGGAATTTTCAAAACTTCCGGAAAAGAAAATCAGCGGACGGTTTCTTCAGATTTTTCCGCCGGGCGTCGTGAATTGGTTCATTCCCGGAGATATGGAAGAATATTTCGATCAGCTCTTTCTTCTTCTTGTACAAGGAAGCGAAGGCAACGGTGGAAACAAGTTCGAATCCGAATCCTTTCGAAGCGGTAACACGATGAAGGTGATCCTAAAATCGCAAGCCGAGATTTTTAGGGATCGTTTTTCTCCCTTTCGTTCTTCGAATGAAAAAGACGATGAACCTTCCTTCTGGGAAACACTTCAGAAAATTTTAATCGAAGATCTAACTTAA